From a single Corynebacterium kroppenstedtii DSM 44385 genomic region:
- the putP gene encoding sodium/proline symporter PutP, producing the protein MSQQTWFIIAMVIYLLAMLAIGLYSFRQTDEYDDYMLGGRGLHPFVAALSAGASDMSGWLLMGLPGAMYVSGFGQLWMPIGLLIGCWANWKWTAPRLRSYTEIADNSITIPSFLEKRLNDKSHGLRIAAGLIILVFFTFYVASGMVSGGKYFQSTFGGDYLVGMLVIACVTVAYTFIGGFLAVSYTDTVQGLIMFIALILVPTFALLHMHDAGSIWTYQTQHNYGFHEALSSNPHWFSLFNGVSFITAISGLAWGLGYFGQPHIIVRFMALRKPSEARSGRRYGVVWMSLCIIGATMVAVIGPSFFGQDPSIHIDDTVNYETIFLDMGQILFHPLIAGLILTAVLAAIMSTIASQLLVVSSALVEDIYNGLINKNASHKTLINLSRAAVIMVAVVAALLALDPNSQILNLVSFAWAGFGSAFGPMVVAALYWRRLNYQGALAGMVTGAVVAFVWGQWIVDTPFGNGLYEMIPGVICSTIAMIAVTLATPEPDKSITDGFDEASRLARVAEANPELNIATAQEKIEEGNIKA; encoded by the coding sequence GTGAGTCAACAAACGTGGTTCATTATCGCCATGGTGATTTATCTGCTCGCCATGCTTGCGATAGGTCTGTATTCGTTCCGCCAAACTGATGAATACGACGATTACATGCTTGGCGGACGCGGCCTGCACCCGTTCGTCGCCGCCCTCTCTGCCGGAGCGTCGGACATGTCCGGCTGGCTCCTCATGGGGCTGCCTGGCGCCATGTACGTGTCGGGCTTCGGCCAGCTGTGGATGCCCATCGGCCTCCTGATCGGCTGTTGGGCCAACTGGAAGTGGACCGCCCCACGGTTGCGTTCCTACACGGAGATCGCGGATAACTCCATCACCATTCCGTCGTTCTTGGAAAAGCGGCTCAACGACAAGAGCCATGGACTCCGCATCGCCGCTGGCCTCATCATTTTGGTTTTCTTCACCTTCTACGTCGCGTCGGGAATGGTCTCCGGCGGCAAGTACTTCCAGTCGACGTTCGGCGGCGACTACCTCGTCGGCATGCTGGTCATTGCGTGCGTGACCGTTGCGTACACCTTCATCGGTGGTTTCTTGGCTGTGTCCTACACGGATACGGTCCAGGGCCTGATCATGTTCATCGCGCTGATCCTAGTCCCCACCTTCGCTTTGCTGCACATGCACGACGCCGGCTCAATCTGGACCTACCAGACCCAGCACAACTACGGCTTCCACGAAGCATTGAGCTCCAACCCCCACTGGTTCTCCCTGTTCAATGGCGTGTCCTTCATCACCGCCATCTCAGGATTGGCATGGGGCTTGGGTTACTTCGGACAGCCACACATCATTGTCCGCTTCATGGCCCTGCGTAAGCCCTCCGAGGCACGATCCGGGCGTCGCTATGGCGTTGTGTGGATGTCCCTTTGCATCATCGGCGCAACCATGGTGGCCGTCATCGGGCCTTCCTTCTTCGGCCAGGACCCCTCAATCCACATCGACGACACCGTCAACTACGAAACGATCTTCCTGGACATGGGGCAGATCTTGTTCCACCCGCTGATCGCTGGTCTCATTTTGACGGCGGTTCTCGCGGCTATCATGTCGACGATCGCTTCCCAGCTGCTCGTTGTCTCCTCTGCGCTGGTTGAGGACATTTACAACGGGCTGATCAACAAGAACGCGAGCCACAAGACATTGATCAACCTCTCACGCGCTGCAGTGATCATGGTGGCCGTCGTCGCCGCGCTGCTGGCTTTGGATCCGAACAGCCAGATCCTCAACCTGGTGTCCTTCGCCTGGGCCGGCTTCGGTTCCGCGTTCGGCCCGATGGTGGTGGCCGCACTGTACTGGCGTCGTCTGAACTACCAGGGTGCGCTGGCTGGGATGGTCACTGGTGCGGTCGTAGCCTTCGTTTGGGGCCAGTGGATCGTTGACACCCCGTTCGGCAACGGGCTCTACGAGATGATCCCGGGCGTCATTTGCAGCACAATCGCTATGATCGCCGTGACCTTGGCGACGCCCGAACCTGACAAGAGCATCACCGACGGCTTCGACGAGGCCTCACGCCTCGCCCGTGTCGCGGAAGCCAACCCCGAGCTGAACATCGCCACAGCTCAGGAGAAGATCGAGGAAGGCAACATCAAGGCCTAG
- a CDS encoding DEAD/DEAH box helicase encodes MADEPTTPTEFETDSVKGGESGSSAMGNESEGPTQGTDMSVNENVDEQRGAEDDALTLDDVISVDSVDDSKDKSEPVTSSDVADSGDEAHTASTENGGDETRAEDAPEQDDASDQDAPAKETSDKENSDDDASGKESSDKDASTDTDDDDDEGPSFDDLDLSDDVVRAVKKVGFETPSPIQAATIPILAQGRDVVGLAQTGTGKTAAFALPILSRLDRSQKKPQALVLSPTRELALQVADAFQEFADHLGGVHVLPIYGGQSYGIQLSGLRRGAHIVVGTPGRVIDHLERGSLDLSELKYLVLDEADEMLNMGFQEDVERILADTPEHKQTALFSATMPASIRRLSKQYLEDPREVTIKSQQRTADNIHQQYLLVNHHYKLDALTRILEVTEFDAMIMFARTKQNTEELAEKLRARGFSAAAINGDMAQNQRERTVDQLRDGRLDILVATDVAARGLDVERISHVVNYDIPHDTESYVHRIGRTGRAGRSGEAILFVTPRERRLLRSIERATKSSIEEMQLPTVDEVNETRKAKFAQSITESLADPQVDLFRGLINSYAEEHETPLADIAAALATQSQSGDEFLLKEDTIRRNDRRNDRRGRRNDREPDTRSLNERFSGKEPPRFTDRTGKEMAVYKIAVGKRQQVRPGAIVGAIANEGGLNSRDFGKISIFSEHSLVELPADLPMEVFEALEDTRVSGQLIKIEPDPGAPAGRPGAHKRDRQSGDRRGGRFNDRGHGDRRSRGRDGGRGFNDRGFRGRGRDDRGRGGRDSWDRGDRRRDGGRNDRRDGGRNDRNRGGRGWNGRGGRGFNDRGFRGRGRDDRY; translated from the coding sequence ATGGCTGACGAGCCCACCACCCCGACCGAATTTGAGACAGACTCCGTTAAGGGAGGCGAGAGCGGAAGCTCCGCAATGGGAAATGAGAGTGAAGGCCCGACGCAGGGCACTGACATGAGTGTGAATGAGAATGTGGACGAGCAACGTGGCGCTGAGGATGATGCGTTGACGTTGGACGACGTGATCTCCGTTGATTCGGTGGATGATTCGAAGGATAAGTCTGAACCGGTGACGAGCTCAGACGTGGCAGATAGCGGGGATGAGGCGCACACCGCTTCGACTGAAAACGGCGGTGACGAAACCCGTGCGGAGGATGCGCCTGAGCAGGACGACGCGTCCGATCAGGATGCGCCGGCCAAAGAAACGTCGGACAAAGAAAACTCCGACGACGATGCGTCTGGCAAGGAATCGTCGGACAAAGATGCATCAACGGACACCGATGATGACGACGATGAGGGCCCGTCTTTCGACGACCTGGACTTGAGCGATGACGTCGTCCGTGCTGTGAAAAAGGTCGGATTTGAGACCCCGTCGCCGATTCAGGCGGCTACGATTCCGATTCTCGCTCAGGGGCGGGATGTTGTCGGCTTAGCTCAGACCGGTACCGGTAAGACTGCTGCTTTTGCGCTGCCGATCCTGTCGCGGTTGGACCGCTCGCAGAAGAAGCCTCAGGCATTGGTGTTGTCGCCGACGCGTGAGCTTGCGCTGCAGGTGGCGGATGCGTTCCAGGAGTTCGCTGATCACTTGGGTGGCGTGCATGTCCTCCCGATTTATGGTGGCCAGTCGTATGGCATTCAGTTGTCGGGGTTGCGGCGTGGAGCCCACATCGTGGTGGGTACGCCCGGTCGCGTGATTGATCATTTGGAACGCGGCAGCCTGGATCTTTCTGAGCTCAAATACCTTGTCTTGGATGAGGCGGATGAGATGCTCAACATGGGTTTCCAGGAGGATGTTGAGCGTATTCTCGCCGACACTCCGGAACATAAGCAGACGGCGTTGTTCTCTGCGACGATGCCGGCGTCGATCCGTCGGTTGTCAAAGCAGTACCTGGAGGATCCGCGTGAAGTTACGATTAAGTCGCAGCAGCGCACGGCGGACAACATCCACCAGCAGTATTTGCTGGTCAACCACCACTACAAGTTGGACGCGTTGACCCGTATCCTCGAGGTCACCGAGTTCGACGCGATGATCATGTTCGCTCGGACGAAGCAGAACACCGAGGAACTCGCGGAGAAGCTTCGTGCTCGCGGTTTCTCTGCTGCCGCGATTAATGGCGACATGGCGCAGAATCAGCGTGAGCGGACCGTCGATCAGTTGCGCGATGGTCGCTTAGACATTCTCGTTGCGACGGATGTGGCCGCTCGTGGCCTGGATGTGGAGCGCATTTCCCACGTCGTCAACTATGACATTCCGCACGATACGGAGTCCTATGTGCACCGTATTGGACGTACCGGCCGGGCGGGGCGCTCGGGTGAGGCGATCTTGTTCGTGACCCCGCGTGAGCGGCGTTTGCTGCGGTCCATCGAGCGTGCAACCAAGTCCTCGATTGAGGAAATGCAATTGCCGACGGTTGATGAGGTCAATGAGACCCGCAAGGCCAAGTTTGCGCAGTCGATCACGGAGTCCTTGGCGGACCCGCAGGTTGATTTATTCCGTGGCCTGATCAACTCCTACGCCGAGGAGCACGAAACACCGCTGGCAGATATTGCTGCTGCTCTCGCAACCCAATCGCAATCGGGTGACGAATTCCTGCTGAAGGAAGACACCATCCGACGCAACGATCGTCGCAATGATCGACGCGGCCGCCGGAATGACCGCGAGCCCGATACCCGTAGCCTGAATGAGCGTTTCAGCGGCAAAGAGCCCCCGCGGTTCACGGATCGCACAGGTAAAGAAATGGCTGTGTACAAAATCGCGGTGGGTAAGCGTCAGCAGGTTCGCCCCGGCGCGATCGTGGGTGCCATCGCAAATGAAGGCGGCCTCAACTCCCGTGATTTTGGTAAGATTTCGATCTTCTCGGAGCACTCCTTGGTTGAGCTTCCTGCGGATCTACCGATGGAAGTTTTTGAGGCGTTGGAGGACACGCGTGTGTCCGGCCAGCTCATTAAGATCGAGCCGGATCCGGGTGCGCCAGCGGGACGACCGGGTGCGCACAAGCGGGATCGTCAGTCGGGCGATCGTCGCGGCGGACGGTTCAATGATCGTGGTCATGGTGACCGTCGTTCACGTGGTCGTGATGGTGGCCGTGGTTTCAATGACCGTGGATTCCGTGGGCGTGGCCGTGATGACCGCGGCCGCGGTGGTCGCGATTCATGGGATCGTGGAGACCGACGCCGCGACGGTGGTCGCAATGATCGTCGTGATGGGGGCCGCAATGATCGGAACCGTGGTGGCCGGGGTTGGAACGGCCGAGGCGGTCGCGGCTTTAACGACCGTGGTTTCCGTGGGCGTGGTCGCGACGACCGGTACTAA
- a CDS encoding SLC13 family permease produces the protein MPFDQLLSLILLVLVFLLAISKKLNIGILALAATLPLAVIAGVDAKQVFEFFDGKLVVLIAGVSLLFAHMKQSGALTWLIVKIFDVVGDRVYVLPWAVFILGAALSTAGAFATAPIALLVPMVAYVSSRTRHMFFINELAVIIGANMAGPSPLNPVGALISSIAADHNVSYSKWGVWAVAMVTAVVAVAVLQVIFTATKWGRARANMKPEQVVEGTADDVVERPVYAICSGLALIMFVVCVIAFGWDVGLTAMAMVVILQLVFDPPEKALLKTVPWNAIILLTGLLTYLGVMKHIGTMDTIQHGMLSIGSSALLLAAIVYLTTLLCNIESSTLGVLGLALPIAMSSFPGNEHMTWVIAAIAAPAALMVVNPVHVAGTLVVAQVQEDKQNKTFRLLLSLAISMGVIAPLLLLIYPMMVV, from the coding sequence ATGCCCTTTGACCAGCTACTTTCGTTGATACTCCTGGTTCTTGTGTTCTTACTGGCCATCAGTAAGAAGCTGAATATCGGTATCTTGGCCCTTGCTGCCACACTTCCGCTCGCCGTGATCGCGGGGGTTGACGCCAAGCAAGTTTTCGAGTTTTTCGATGGCAAACTGGTTGTTCTGATTGCCGGTGTTTCACTGCTCTTCGCCCATATGAAACAGTCGGGCGCCTTGACGTGGTTGATAGTCAAAATTTTCGACGTCGTAGGGGACCGGGTTTACGTGTTGCCCTGGGCAGTGTTCATTTTGGGCGCTGCATTATCGACGGCGGGCGCGTTTGCTACCGCGCCGATTGCGCTATTGGTGCCGATGGTGGCCTATGTGTCGTCGCGAACGCGCCACATGTTCTTCATTAACGAGCTTGCTGTGATTATCGGGGCGAATATGGCGGGGCCGTCGCCGTTGAACCCCGTTGGTGCTCTGATTAGTTCGATCGCTGCGGACCACAATGTGTCCTATTCCAAGTGGGGCGTGTGGGCTGTTGCGATGGTAACCGCGGTGGTTGCCGTGGCCGTGCTGCAGGTTATTTTCACCGCGACGAAGTGGGGTCGTGCGCGCGCGAATATGAAGCCTGAACAGGTCGTCGAAGGTACGGCCGACGATGTCGTGGAGCGGCCTGTTTATGCAATTTGTTCGGGCCTTGCCTTGATCATGTTCGTCGTCTGCGTGATTGCCTTCGGTTGGGATGTTGGATTGACCGCGATGGCGATGGTCGTCATTTTGCAGCTGGTCTTTGACCCGCCGGAGAAGGCCCTGCTGAAGACGGTGCCGTGGAATGCCATCATCCTGTTGACCGGTTTGCTGACGTACCTGGGTGTCATGAAGCACATTGGCACGATGGATACGATCCAGCATGGCATGTTGTCTATCGGCAGCTCGGCCCTGCTCCTGGCCGCGATCGTGTACTTGACCACCCTGTTGTGCAATATTGAATCCTCGACGTTGGGCGTGTTGGGGCTTGCGTTGCCGATCGCGATGTCGTCGTTCCCGGGGAATGAGCATATGACGTGGGTGATTGCCGCGATTGCGGCGCCGGCAGCGTTGATGGTGGTTAACCCTGTACACGTCGCCGGCACCTTGGTCGTCGCCCAGGTGCAGGAAGACAAGCAGAATAAGACCTTCCGTTTGCTGCTGAGCTTGGCGATTTCCATGGGCGTGATCGCCCCGCTCTTGCTGCTGATCTACCCGATGATGGTGGTTTAA
- a CDS encoding HNH endonuclease family protein: MLHVFSSPHTYCRRRLSVVTLVLVVGLLVATIVAIKHRPETSERRSLDALLSSARIIDYRTTILGYQRDKFGDGWARSPTPQGTWCTTRQHVLREQRDDIKTADTCDVVGGHGLDPYTGKSLTIGSIDIDHIVPLAAAWDLGAAQWSREERMSFANDRKRNLVVTDSHVNRTKSDKTPEEWMPPSTRQACWYATTYAKVIVAYDLALTQRDASALREAC, encoded by the coding sequence GTGCTCCACGTTTTTTCATCTCCACATACTTATTGCCGACGCAGGCTCAGCGTCGTCACTCTCGTTCTGGTCGTCGGACTTCTTGTTGCAACAATCGTCGCCATTAAGCATCGCCCCGAGACCAGCGAGCGTCGCTCCTTGGACGCGCTTCTATCCTCGGCACGAATTATTGACTACCGGACCACAATTCTGGGATATCAGCGCGATAAATTCGGCGACGGGTGGGCACGATCCCCTACCCCACAAGGAACATGGTGCACCACCCGGCAACATGTTCTTCGTGAACAGCGTGATGACATAAAAACGGCTGACACCTGCGACGTTGTCGGCGGGCATGGACTCGATCCTTACACAGGCAAGAGCCTCACCATCGGATCTATCGACATCGACCACATCGTGCCGCTCGCTGCCGCGTGGGACTTGGGTGCGGCACAGTGGTCGCGCGAGGAACGGATGAGCTTTGCCAATGACAGGAAGCGGAATCTGGTGGTGACCGATTCCCATGTGAACAGGACAAAGAGCGACAAAACACCCGAAGAATGGATGCCGCCGAGCACGCGACAAGCCTGCTGGTACGCCACCACCTACGCGAAAGTGATTGTCGCATACGATCTCGCGCTGACTCAACGGGACGCGAGCGCCCTTCGGGAGGCCTGCTGA
- a CDS encoding (2Fe-2S)-binding protein: MTRNVAAAKHQFQLESEKDAAHLWLYSFCNTLVAPSLWLTVQESVCPSPNIDDGILQHREGMWWSFHPGATTTRDQFGAVFADTIRPVIESLSEVTSVSPAPLRAIAVDALGSAATEAGNDDFAPAEGEECAATCEDAFRDEAATWGVRVPPFRSQWITDAMGEERVVVVRSSCCMMYRSPMADMCTNCPRQDKESRRNLLEL, from the coding sequence ATGACCCGCAATGTTGCCGCTGCTAAACATCAATTCCAGCTAGAGTCCGAAAAAGACGCGGCCCACCTGTGGCTCTACAGTTTCTGCAACACCCTTGTTGCCCCTTCGCTGTGGCTCACGGTGCAGGAATCAGTGTGCCCTAGCCCGAACATCGACGACGGGATCCTCCAGCACAGAGAAGGCATGTGGTGGAGCTTCCACCCCGGGGCAACCACAACTCGTGATCAATTCGGCGCGGTTTTTGCCGACACCATCCGCCCCGTCATCGAATCCCTCTCTGAGGTGACCTCGGTCTCTCCGGCCCCGCTTCGGGCCATCGCCGTCGACGCTCTAGGAAGCGCTGCTACGGAAGCGGGCAACGACGATTTCGCTCCGGCGGAAGGGGAGGAGTGCGCGGCAACCTGTGAGGACGCGTTTCGCGACGAAGCGGCGACGTGGGGCGTGCGGGTCCCTCCGTTCCGTTCCCAGTGGATCACCGATGCGATGGGGGAGGAGCGTGTCGTCGTCGTGAGGTCGTCGTGCTGCATGATGTATCGCTCGCCAATGGCGGATATGTGCACGAACTGTCCGCGTCAGGACAAAGAATCTCGGCGAAACCTTCTTGAGTTATAG
- a CDS encoding DEAD/DEAH box helicase, which translates to MTAYLLHVLWPVHSGMHVWVEETDGHKVVANYSDLPRDQFPQVILDALTNRGRRVVAPRRAHAVLSTPKGRLRELTIPTVEFTPDQAVEFLIALARLQDNDELPDDVGIAPETEFVLTLLRGLEKLRMSGRVLFRMQWVDQEWIPMWQPAVGMAERVWLAQMVEATPDVLTLSGGRDLAERISVPLIDALARRTLVSMPDQEEIVQPLVRSLIDGSPLDRATGSMVVDINTWRSKMSSESYDLIFIVHEPDDVEAEEPRLNPADPRAARDLAEADIVRDEGASRLIGTTDNVHDFGATAEPEPEIQWRIRLAYRSGTDAPAPIPQPINDPDLRKRVGEQLERACHVWPQLATYGIDPDTRDYLLSTNDIVEFIDRGADALRHIGFRVLVPAPWTKEKVRVSLSAQPAVVSGPGDAKLGFDQLLDFSWSASMGGTQLSPAEVDDLIQSSTDLVNIRGKWVQADTRVLKAASKHLSSLVNRTSGKDNSSTDESQVTVGQLRRATDEIRRDLRDDGETGSIIADGIAASPGVGEEDPDDPNADEPSVMVEAATWISALIGVNKAIAPQRMDTPSGITVELREYQRRGFDWLAWMTSQHLGCVLADDMGLGKTLQTLTLLAYEKENAVPSGPVLVIAPTSVIGNWIAEATKFAPGLSTYLHHGPERLEGEALTDKIAETDLIVTTYAIATRDQEVLGRTYFHRIVIDEAQQVKNPSTKNAKAVRTLQASHRLALTGTPVENRLDELWAVMDFCNPGLFGKRNEFRDRYSIPIERYHDDNLTADLKTLTQPFILRRVKTDPAVVDDLPEKNEAVLVAEMLPQQASLYKAVTATVAKELESKQGGMDRRGLIFKLLTGLKQICNHPAQYLGDDSPFLDGTHHRSGKVATAEPLVDEALQQGRKVLIFTQFVVFGNMLKTYFNNRYGIDVPFLNGSVERKERDRMVNTFNSPAGPPIMILSLRAGGTGLNLTGASVVIHMDRWWNPAVENQATDRAYRIGQEHDVSVYKLISKGTIEEKINDIIEGKLQLASAVVGTGEAWISELSDDELIQLVAMKESTKPIRSEYTNARARHSLPTTSNAWRHHE; encoded by the coding sequence ATGACTGCGTATCTTCTCCATGTTTTGTGGCCGGTGCATTCCGGCATGCATGTGTGGGTGGAGGAGACCGATGGTCACAAGGTTGTGGCGAATTATTCTGACCTACCGCGTGACCAATTTCCGCAGGTCATTCTGGATGCGTTAACCAATCGTGGTCGACGGGTGGTGGCGCCGCGGCGTGCACATGCTGTGCTATCAACGCCAAAAGGACGTCTCCGTGAGTTGACGATCCCGACAGTGGAGTTCACTCCGGATCAGGCGGTCGAGTTCCTGATAGCGCTAGCCCGGTTGCAGGACAATGATGAGCTCCCGGACGACGTGGGCATCGCACCGGAAACGGAATTCGTGCTCACACTCTTGCGCGGATTGGAAAAACTCCGCATGTCCGGGCGCGTCCTGTTCCGAATGCAGTGGGTTGACCAGGAATGGATTCCGATGTGGCAGCCCGCCGTCGGCATGGCGGAGCGTGTCTGGCTGGCCCAGATGGTTGAAGCAACACCAGATGTGCTGACGCTTTCCGGCGGCCGTGATCTCGCTGAACGAATTTCCGTCCCACTTATCGACGCCTTAGCACGGCGGACGTTGGTGTCCATGCCCGATCAAGAGGAGATTGTTCAACCTTTGGTCCGCTCACTTATCGACGGATCGCCGCTGGATCGGGCGACTGGGTCGATGGTCGTCGATATCAATACGTGGCGTAGCAAAATGTCGTCGGAAAGCTATGACCTCATCTTTATTGTCCACGAACCCGACGATGTGGAAGCGGAAGAGCCGCGTCTCAACCCGGCGGATCCGCGTGCAGCCCGTGATCTGGCGGAGGCGGACATAGTTCGCGATGAAGGCGCGTCCCGCCTGATCGGTACAACTGACAACGTTCATGACTTCGGTGCCACCGCGGAGCCTGAACCCGAAATCCAGTGGCGAATCCGTTTGGCTTACCGCTCGGGTACCGACGCGCCCGCACCCATCCCGCAGCCGATCAATGACCCTGATCTTCGCAAGCGTGTGGGCGAGCAACTAGAGCGGGCATGCCATGTGTGGCCGCAACTCGCCACGTATGGCATTGACCCTGATACGCGTGACTACCTTTTATCCACGAACGACATTGTGGAATTCATTGACCGGGGTGCAGATGCGCTTCGGCACATAGGGTTCCGCGTCCTCGTTCCGGCGCCATGGACAAAAGAAAAAGTCCGAGTGTCACTATCAGCGCAGCCCGCGGTGGTGAGCGGGCCAGGTGACGCGAAACTGGGTTTCGACCAGCTCTTGGACTTCTCATGGTCCGCATCTATGGGTGGCACCCAACTATCGCCCGCCGAGGTAGATGACCTCATCCAATCCAGCACGGACCTCGTCAACATCCGAGGGAAATGGGTGCAGGCCGATACTCGCGTGCTCAAAGCGGCATCGAAGCACTTATCGTCCCTGGTAAACAGGACTTCTGGCAAGGACAACAGCAGTACCGACGAGAGCCAGGTGACAGTAGGCCAGCTCCGTCGCGCTACCGACGAGATTCGTCGCGATCTTCGCGACGATGGTGAAACAGGATCAATTATTGCCGACGGAATAGCCGCGTCACCTGGCGTCGGCGAAGAGGATCCCGACGACCCCAACGCGGACGAACCCAGCGTGATGGTGGAAGCAGCGACGTGGATTAGTGCGCTCATCGGAGTAAATAAAGCCATAGCGCCTCAGCGCATGGACACGCCGTCGGGAATCACTGTTGAACTGCGAGAATATCAGCGTCGAGGTTTTGATTGGCTCGCGTGGATGACGTCGCAACATCTTGGCTGCGTGCTGGCTGATGATATGGGCCTCGGAAAAACACTGCAGACGCTGACGCTTTTGGCTTATGAAAAAGAAAATGCGGTGCCCTCAGGGCCGGTTCTTGTTATCGCTCCGACATCGGTGATAGGGAACTGGATTGCGGAGGCAACAAAATTCGCGCCGGGCTTGAGCACTTACTTACACCATGGTCCGGAGCGGCTCGAAGGTGAAGCGCTGACGGATAAGATCGCCGAAACCGACCTCATTGTCACCACGTATGCCATTGCGACGCGTGACCAAGAGGTTTTAGGGCGGACGTACTTTCACCGGATTGTTATAGATGAAGCCCAGCAAGTGAAGAATCCCAGTACGAAGAACGCGAAAGCTGTCCGGACCTTGCAGGCATCCCACCGGCTTGCGCTGACCGGCACACCCGTCGAAAACCGGTTGGATGAGCTGTGGGCAGTGATGGACTTTTGCAATCCAGGCCTCTTTGGGAAGCGTAACGAGTTTCGCGACCGATACTCGATCCCCATTGAGCGGTACCACGACGACAACCTCACAGCGGACTTAAAAACGCTCACGCAACCATTCATTCTCCGGCGAGTGAAAACCGATCCCGCTGTGGTCGACGATCTTCCCGAAAAGAACGAGGCCGTGTTGGTGGCAGAGATGCTTCCACAACAGGCGAGCCTGTATAAAGCCGTCACGGCCACAGTGGCTAAGGAACTCGAGTCCAAACAGGGAGGAATGGATCGTCGTGGACTCATATTTAAACTGCTCACGGGGTTAAAGCAGATATGCAACCACCCCGCGCAGTATCTGGGGGACGACTCACCATTCTTGGACGGAACCCACCATCGTTCCGGCAAAGTCGCCACCGCCGAACCCCTCGTGGATGAAGCGCTCCAGCAGGGGCGAAAGGTGCTGATCTTCACCCAATTCGTCGTGTTCGGGAATATGCTCAAAACATATTTCAACAACCGATATGGAATTGACGTGCCTTTTCTTAACGGCTCGGTAGAAAGAAAAGAACGGGACCGCATGGTGAATACTTTTAATTCACCGGCGGGCCCGCCGATCATGATTTTGTCCCTCCGAGCGGGGGGAACCGGCCTGAACCTCACTGGAGCCAGTGTTGTTATTCACATGGACCGGTGGTGGAATCCGGCCGTCGAAAATCAAGCCACGGACCGTGCGTATCGCATTGGCCAAGAACACGACGTCAGCGTGTATAAGCTAATTAGTAAAGGAACGATCGAAGAAAAAATCAACGATATTATCGAAGGGAAACTCCAGCTGGCCAGCGCTGTTGTCGGCACTGGTGAGGCCTGGATTTCCGAGCTGTCAGACGATGAGCTGATCCAGTTGGTCGCCATGAAGGAATCCACAAAGCCAATTCGGTCCGAATACACCAACGCTCGGGCGCGGCATAGCCTGCCAACGACCAGCAATGCCTGGAGACACCATGAGTGA
- a CDS encoding Fur family transcriptional regulator gives MTTTPRRKTIGIRSTRQRAAVEDTLADLPRFASAGDIHRRIVDKGESVGLTTVYRTLQALADAGEVDVLNSLGGEALYRKCNSSTHHHHLVCTNCGAAVEIDGGPVEEWSQQAADEHGYVLTGHTAEVFGLCPRCHGKKS, from the coding sequence ATGACTACGACACCACGCCGTAAGACAATCGGCATCCGTTCCACCCGCCAGAGGGCAGCCGTCGAAGATACCCTCGCTGACCTTCCTCGGTTCGCCTCTGCGGGCGACATTCACCGTCGCATCGTCGACAAGGGTGAGAGCGTCGGGCTTACCACTGTGTATAGGACCCTTCAGGCACTTGCCGACGCCGGAGAAGTCGACGTTCTCAATAGCCTGGGTGGCGAGGCGCTGTACCGGAAGTGCAACTCCTCGACGCACCATCACCACTTGGTGTGCACCAACTGCGGAGCCGCAGTAGAAATCGACGGAGGCCCCGTCGAAGAGTGGTCACAACAGGCTGCCGACGAGCACGGCTACGTTCTTACCGGCCACACCGCCGAGGTGTTCGGCCTGTGCCCACGCTGCCACGGTAAGAAGTCGTAA